A section of the Parasteatoda tepidariorum isolate YZ-2023 chromosome 6, CAS_Ptep_4.0, whole genome shotgun sequence genome encodes:
- the LOC107449103 gene encoding sericin-2-like isoform X3 has protein sequence MEISLFFVAVVFFCWDGISGGYRHIAGGYEHHAGYPQQINNGRWYNPAPSSTSPRSSSPRMSSTGSSSTGSWGLIHWSTKGISTGGPPTRGSTAKTYSTRSSSIKSYPTRNPSTWSSSIKGSSLDSSTTGGFSAKGLSTGRSTSRGSSTKSYPTRNSLTWSSSTKDSSTGRSATRGSSTESDPNRGSSTESDPTKSSPTGGSSTKGYPTMNSPTKDFPRKVPPTVSFYTGISSIGSFPTVGSSARNSEEDILALLIRNH, from the exons atggaaatttctttattttttgtggcAGTTGTATTTTTCTGTTGGGATGGCATATCAg gtGGATATAGGCACATTGCAG GTGGATATGAGCACCATGCAG GATATCCACAACAGATTAATAAcg GCAGATGGTACAATCCAG CACCTAGTTCTACATCTCCTAGATCATCTTCCCCAAGAATGTCTTCAACTGGTAGCTCATCCACTGGTAGCTGGGGACTCATCCACTGGTCAACTAAAGGTATATCAACTGGTGGTCCACCTACTAGAGGTTCTACAGCTAAGACATATTCAACAAGAAGTTCTTCAATTAAGAGTTATCCAACTAGAAATCCTTCAACTTGGAGCTCTTCAATTAAAGGCTCTTCCCTTGATAGCTCAACCACTGGTGGCTTTTCAGCTAAAGGCTTATCTACTGGTCGCTCTACAAGTAGAGGATCCTCAACTAAAAGTTATCCAACTCGGAATTCGTTAACTTGGAGTTCTTCAACTAAAGACTCATCTACAGGTCGCTCTGCAACTAGGGGCTCTTCAACTGAGAGTGATCCAAATAGAGGCTCTTCAACTGAAAGTGATCCAACTAAGAGCTCTCCAACTGGGGGCTCTTCAACAAAGGGTTATCCAACTATGAACTCTCCTACTAAGGACTTTCCAAGAAAGGTCCCACCCACTGTGAGCTTTTACACTGGAATTTCTTCAATTGGAAGTTTTCCAACTGTTGGCTCTTCTGCTAGAAATTCTGAAGAAGATATACTGGCTCTACTAATCCGGAATCATTGA
- the LOC107449103 gene encoding sericin-2-like isoform X1, producing the protein MEISLFFVAVVFFCWDGISGAVAEKFHVEGDGEISGGYRHIAGGYEHHAGYPQQINNGRWYNPAPSSTSPRSSSPRMSSTGSSSTGSWGLIHWSTKGISTGGPPTRGSTAKTYSTRSSSIKSYPTRNPSTWSSSIKGSSLDSSTTGGFSAKGLSTGRSTSRGSSTKSYPTRNSLTWSSSTKDSSTGRSATRGSSTESDPNRGSSTESDPTKSSPTGGSSTKGYPTMNSPTKDFPRKVPPTVSFYTGISSIGSFPTVGSSARNSEEDILALLIRNH; encoded by the exons atggaaatttctttattttttgtggcAGTTGTATTTTTCTGTTGGGATGGCATATCAg GTGCAGTTGCAGAAAAATTTCACGTCGAAGGAGACGGGGAAATTAGTG gtGGATATAGGCACATTGCAG GTGGATATGAGCACCATGCAG GATATCCACAACAGATTAATAAcg GCAGATGGTACAATCCAG CACCTAGTTCTACATCTCCTAGATCATCTTCCCCAAGAATGTCTTCAACTGGTAGCTCATCCACTGGTAGCTGGGGACTCATCCACTGGTCAACTAAAGGTATATCAACTGGTGGTCCACCTACTAGAGGTTCTACAGCTAAGACATATTCAACAAGAAGTTCTTCAATTAAGAGTTATCCAACTAGAAATCCTTCAACTTGGAGCTCTTCAATTAAAGGCTCTTCCCTTGATAGCTCAACCACTGGTGGCTTTTCAGCTAAAGGCTTATCTACTGGTCGCTCTACAAGTAGAGGATCCTCAACTAAAAGTTATCCAACTCGGAATTCGTTAACTTGGAGTTCTTCAACTAAAGACTCATCTACAGGTCGCTCTGCAACTAGGGGCTCTTCAACTGAGAGTGATCCAAATAGAGGCTCTTCAACTGAAAGTGATCCAACTAAGAGCTCTCCAACTGGGGGCTCTTCAACAAAGGGTTATCCAACTATGAACTCTCCTACTAAGGACTTTCCAAGAAAGGTCCCACCCACTGTGAGCTTTTACACTGGAATTTCTTCAATTGGAAGTTTTCCAACTGTTGGCTCTTCTGCTAGAAATTCTGAAGAAGATATACTGGCTCTACTAATCCGGAATCATTGA
- the LOC107449103 gene encoding sericin-2-like isoform X2 — translation MEISLFFVAVVFFCWDGISGAVAEKFHVEGDGEISGGYRHIAGGYEHHAAPSSTSPRSSSPRMSSTGSSSTGSWGLIHWSTKGISTGGPPTRGSTAKTYSTRSSSIKSYPTRNPSTWSSSIKGSSLDSSTTGGFSAKGLSTGRSTSRGSSTKSYPTRNSLTWSSSTKDSSTGRSATRGSSTESDPNRGSSTESDPTKSSPTGGSSTKGYPTMNSPTKDFPRKVPPTVSFYTGISSIGSFPTVGSSARNSEEDILALLIRNH, via the exons atggaaatttctttattttttgtggcAGTTGTATTTTTCTGTTGGGATGGCATATCAg GTGCAGTTGCAGAAAAATTTCACGTCGAAGGAGACGGGGAAATTAGTG gtGGATATAGGCACATTGCAG GTGGATATGAGCACCATGCAG CACCTAGTTCTACATCTCCTAGATCATCTTCCCCAAGAATGTCTTCAACTGGTAGCTCATCCACTGGTAGCTGGGGACTCATCCACTGGTCAACTAAAGGTATATCAACTGGTGGTCCACCTACTAGAGGTTCTACAGCTAAGACATATTCAACAAGAAGTTCTTCAATTAAGAGTTATCCAACTAGAAATCCTTCAACTTGGAGCTCTTCAATTAAAGGCTCTTCCCTTGATAGCTCAACCACTGGTGGCTTTTCAGCTAAAGGCTTATCTACTGGTCGCTCTACAAGTAGAGGATCCTCAACTAAAAGTTATCCAACTCGGAATTCGTTAACTTGGAGTTCTTCAACTAAAGACTCATCTACAGGTCGCTCTGCAACTAGGGGCTCTTCAACTGAGAGTGATCCAAATAGAGGCTCTTCAACTGAAAGTGATCCAACTAAGAGCTCTCCAACTGGGGGCTCTTCAACAAAGGGTTATCCAACTATGAACTCTCCTACTAAGGACTTTCCAAGAAAGGTCCCACCCACTGTGAGCTTTTACACTGGAATTTCTTCAATTGGAAGTTTTCCAACTGTTGGCTCTTCTGCTAGAAATTCTGAAGAAGATATACTGGCTCTACTAATCCGGAATCATTGA